The Deinococcus sedimenti genome window below encodes:
- the rpsE gene encoding 30S ribosomal protein S5 has product MTSNRRNDRMDRESSEFEEKMLFVNRTSKTYQGGRRFRFAALVILGDRNGRVGMGIGKAKEVPVAIEKAKSIARKNMIMVPVENGTIPHDIVGVNSTSRVLLKPAGPGTGVIAGTVPRSIAELAGITNLLSKELGSRNKVNVAYAVFDGLKNLRTAKQVRALRGEVQPTGGAQ; this is encoded by the coding sequence TTGACTTCTAACCGACGTAACGACCGTATGGACCGCGAAAGCAGCGAATTCGAAGAGAAGATGCTGTTCGTCAACCGTACGAGCAAGACCTACCAGGGCGGCCGCCGCTTCCGCTTCGCTGCACTCGTGATCCTCGGCGACCGTAACGGCCGCGTGGGCATGGGCATCGGCAAGGCGAAAGAAGTGCCCGTGGCCATCGAGAAGGCCAAGAGCATCGCCCGCAAGAACATGATCATGGTGCCCGTCGAGAACGGCACCATCCCCCACGACATCGTGGGTGTGAACAGCACCAGCCGCGTGCTGCTCAAGCCCGCAGGCCCCGGTACCGGCGTGATCGCGGGCACCGTGCCCCGCAGCATCGCCGAACTGGCCGGCATCACCAACCTGCTGTCCAAGGAACTCGGCAGCCGCAACAAGGTCAACGTGGCGTACGCCGTGTTCGACGGCCTGAAGAACCTCCGCACCGCCAAGCAGGTCCGTGCCCTGCGCGGCGAGGTGCAGCCCACCGGAGGCGCCCAGTGA
- the rplR gene encoding 50S ribosomal protein L18 — translation MAAQTTVRRKLRARRKVRQAAGDRLRLSVYRSSKHIYAQIIDDSKGVTVAAASSAAVKTGTKTDTATAVGKALAEAALAKGVKKVVFDRGQYRYHGRVKALADAAREGGLDF, via the coding sequence ATGGCTGCCCAGACGACCGTGCGCCGCAAGCTCCGCGCCCGCCGCAAAGTGCGGCAGGCCGCCGGAGATCGCCTGCGCCTCAGCGTGTACCGCTCCAGCAAGCACATCTACGCCCAGATCATCGACGACAGCAAAGGCGTCACCGTGGCTGCCGCCAGCAGCGCCGCTGTCAAGACGGGCACCAAGACCGACACCGCCACCGCTGTGGGCAAGGCCCTCGCGGAAGCCGCTCTGGCCAAGGGCGTCAAGAAGGTTGTCTTTGACCGTGGTCAGTACCGCTACCACGGACGCGTGAAAGCGCTCGCCGACGCGGCGCGGGAGGGTGGCCTTGACTTCTAA
- the rplF gene encoding 50S ribosomal protein L6 — MSRIGKQPIAVPNGVTTSTQDGVFKVKGPKGELTVPYNTELTIKQDGDQLLVERPSDAQRHRALHGLTRTLVANAVKGVSDGYTINLELKGVGFRAKLAGKALELTIGYSHPVVIEPPAGVSFAVPEPTKIDVSGIDKQLVGQVAANVRKVRKPDAYHGKGVRFAGEKISLKAGKAGATGGKGKK; from the coding sequence ATGTCCCGAATTGGCAAACAGCCCATCGCCGTCCCGAACGGCGTGACCACCAGCACCCAGGACGGCGTGTTCAAGGTCAAGGGCCCCAAAGGCGAACTGACCGTTCCCTACAACACCGAACTGACCATCAAGCAGGACGGCGACCAGCTGCTCGTCGAGCGTCCCAGCGACGCGCAGCGCCACCGCGCCCTGCACGGCCTGACCCGCACCCTCGTGGCGAACGCCGTCAAGGGCGTCAGCGACGGCTACACCATCAACCTGGAGCTCAAGGGCGTCGGTTTCCGCGCCAAGCTCGCCGGGAAGGCCCTGGAACTGACCATCGGTTACAGCCACCCCGTCGTGATCGAGCCCCCGGCCGGTGTCAGCTTCGCCGTGCCCGAACCCACCAAGATCGACGTGAGCGGCATCGACAAGCAGCTCGTCGGTCAGGTGGCCGCGAACGTCCGTAAAGTCCGCAAACCCGACGCCTACCACGGCAAGGGTGTTCGCTTCGCTGGTGAGAAGATCAGCCTCAAGGCCGGTAAGGCTGGCGCCACCGGCGGGAAAGGGAAGAAATAA
- a CDS encoding SWIM zinc finger family protein: MTPPTDPILTLAPDTGSAASALKLATPTRWPDLHAGPTHLWGHCQGSGTQPYLTGVDRSGPGAPAFKCSCPSRKFPCKHALALLLLHESHPQHFGTDPAPDPIRKWLDGRAEKHAPPESDADPAGETRSGPDPAAQAKRRAAREKKVSLGLDALQTFLKDLVRDGLAQAAARPYSDWDTQAARLVDAQAPGAARLVRMIPELLPHPDRLLAHLARLYLLTEAWPRRDTLTAPQQADLRAALGFPLDKAATVAAGGTDTRWLILGHTVSDEEQVRTRRTWLHEGGTTALLLDFAAPGWPLPPTLPAGGSVRARLSPAPGTVPQRHVLDGEATRTAPAPLPAPVTLDSLLDAHGAALALNPWLERTAHHLGPVTVHPPTRDGDPWRAGDARGSLPLGGSDTARLTLLALGGGHPQTFTAEWDGQSLTPLCAGQDGTLHPLDAPENDDGF; the protein is encoded by the coding sequence ATGACCCCACCCACCGACCCCATCCTGACCCTGGCCCCCGACACGGGCAGCGCCGCCAGCGCCCTCAAGCTCGCCACGCCCACCCGCTGGCCCGACCTGCACGCCGGACCCACCCACCTGTGGGGCCACTGCCAGGGCAGCGGCACCCAGCCGTACCTGACCGGGGTGGACCGCAGCGGCCCGGGCGCACCTGCCTTCAAGTGCTCCTGCCCCAGCCGCAAGTTTCCCTGCAAGCACGCCCTGGCGCTGCTCCTGCTGCACGAATCGCATCCGCAGCACTTCGGCACGGATCCCGCCCCGGACCCCATCCGGAAGTGGCTGGACGGCCGCGCTGAGAAACACGCTCCACCCGAATCCGACGCCGACCCGGCAGGGGAGACCCGCAGCGGGCCCGACCCCGCCGCGCAGGCCAAACGCCGCGCCGCGCGCGAGAAGAAGGTCAGCCTGGGCCTGGACGCCCTGCAGACCTTCCTGAAAGACCTCGTCCGCGACGGACTGGCGCAGGCTGCCGCGCGACCCTACAGCGACTGGGACACCCAGGCCGCCCGCCTCGTGGACGCCCAGGCGCCCGGCGCCGCGCGACTGGTCCGCATGATTCCCGAATTGCTGCCGCACCCGGACCGGCTGCTGGCGCACCTGGCCCGCCTGTACCTGCTGACCGAGGCGTGGCCGCGCCGCGACACCCTGACCGCCCCGCAGCAGGCCGACCTGCGCGCCGCGCTGGGCTTCCCGCTCGACAAGGCCGCCACCGTCGCCGCCGGGGGCACCGACACCCGCTGGCTGATCCTGGGCCACACCGTCAGCGACGAGGAGCAGGTCCGCACCCGCCGCACCTGGCTGCACGAAGGCGGCACCACCGCGCTGCTGTTGGACTTCGCCGCGCCCGGCTGGCCCCTGCCGCCCACCCTGCCCGCCGGGGGCAGCGTCCGCGCCCGCCTGAGCCCTGCCCCCGGCACGGTCCCCCAGCGGCACGTCCTGGACGGCGAGGCCACCCGAACCGCTCCCGCCCCCCTGCCCGCACCCGTCACCCTGGACAGCCTGCTCGACGCGCATGGGGCTGCCCTGGCCCTGAATCCCTGGCTGGAGCGCACCGCGCACCACCTCGGTCCCGTCACCGTCCACCCGCCCACGCGCGACGGCGACCCCTGGCGGGCCGGGGACGCACGCGGCAGCCTCCCGCTCGGCGGCAGCGACACCGCCCGCCTCACCCTGCTGGCCCTGGGCGGCGGGCACCCGCAGACGTTCACCGCCGAATGGGACGGGCAGAGCCTCACCCCCCTGTGCGCCGGGCAGGACGGCACCCTGCACCCCCTGGACGCCCCGGAGAACGACGATGGGTTCTGA
- a CDS encoding DUF5691 domain-containing protein — MGSDLPALLSAALIGTERAPLPTPGPDAAGQAAARITRGDPAGTLLARAALLTLAATAGRQPDPPAPAPTPAPSDPRPEAPARAARHLPHLGGPLLHEWLSLCHAHGSRVPALHLPRLLSLATQDRSLRVPLARVLDERGRWLAQHANSPALAHAEAPDEPTWAALSDTDRDTLHRVLRALNPDTARALLSAQFDTERAASRKRLLSAVLDTLNDDDHTLEPLLEGALDDRSPDVQTLARQILQRLPRSALNARIAEALHDPGTPPSPRDGLSGGPQARLSHVLRHAHPDALLRATPGDLPGLITLARDHHLLDDLIAGTLTHRHQPLAQALLPHAPTPALRALSDPARTLRDGLHDRDPDLILAALAHHPTPWTPDDSHAILSLLQDTLRHTEHPYQWPQRWRTLHDHAHHLHPDTTPPAPLPPDAPHHAQSVWHDLMGTLDTRRQIRHDFKEHP; from the coding sequence ATGGGTTCTGACCTCCCGGCCCTGCTGAGCGCCGCGCTGATCGGCACCGAACGCGCCCCGCTGCCCACCCCCGGCCCCGACGCTGCCGGACAGGCCGCCGCGCGCATCACGCGGGGCGACCCGGCAGGCACCCTGCTCGCCCGCGCCGCGCTGCTGACCCTCGCCGCGACCGCCGGACGGCAACCCGACCCACCCGCCCCGGCCCCCACGCCCGCCCCCAGCGACCCGCGCCCGGAAGCCCCGGCCCGCGCCGCGCGGCATCTCCCGCACCTGGGCGGTCCCCTGCTGCACGAGTGGCTGAGCCTGTGCCACGCGCACGGCTCCCGCGTCCCGGCGCTGCATCTGCCGCGCCTGCTGAGCCTCGCCACGCAGGACCGCAGCCTGCGCGTCCCCCTGGCCCGCGTGCTGGACGAGCGGGGGCGCTGGCTCGCACAGCACGCGAACAGCCCCGCCCTGGCCCACGCCGAAGCACCCGACGAGCCCACCTGGGCCGCGCTGAGCGACACCGACCGCGACACCCTGCACCGCGTCCTGCGAGCCCTCAACCCCGACACCGCCCGAGCCCTGCTGAGCGCGCAGTTCGACACCGAACGTGCCGCCAGCCGCAAACGCCTCCTGAGCGCCGTGCTGGACACCCTGAATGACGACGACCACACCCTGGAACCCCTGCTGGAGGGTGCTCTGGACGACCGCAGTCCCGACGTGCAGACCCTCGCCCGGCAGATCCTCCAGCGGCTCCCGCGCAGCGCGCTGAACGCCCGAATCGCCGAGGCGCTGCACGACCCCGGCACGCCCCCCAGCCCCCGCGACGGCCTGAGCGGCGGCCCCCAGGCCCGACTCAGCCACGTCCTGCGGCACGCCCACCCCGACGCGCTGCTGCGCGCCACGCCCGGCGACCTCCCCGGCCTGATCACCCTGGCGCGCGATCACCACCTGCTCGACGACCTCATCGCAGGCACCCTCACGCACCGGCACCAGCCCCTCGCGCAGGCCCTTCTCCCGCACGCGCCCACCCCCGCCCTGCGCGCCCTCAGCGACCCGGCCCGTACTCTCCGCGACGGCCTGCACGACCGCGACCCCGACCTCATCCTCGCCGCCCTGGCGCACCACCCCACCCCCTGGACGCCCGACGACAGCCACGCCATCCTCAGCCTCCTCCAGGACACCCTCCGGCACACCGAACACCCGTACCAGTGGCCGCAACGCTGGCGCACCCTGCACGACCACGCCCATCACCTCCACCCCGACACCACGCCCCCCGCACCCCTGCCACCCGACGCCCCCCACCACGCCCAGAGCGTCTGGCACGACCTGATGGGCACCCTCGACACCCGCAGGCAGATCCGGCACGACTTCAAGGAGCACCCATGA
- a CDS encoding ATP-binding protein has product MTTPDATVLRQHAEQQYAHELEALAAHDTRPRPPRWNLSPHAVLTYLLGGTLPDGTEITAKYVGDRRLMEIAVATLATDRALLLLGVPGTAKSWVSEHLAAAISGDSTLLIQGTAGTAEDTLRYGWNYARLLAEGPSPAALVQSPILRAMQSGKIARLEELTRVQSDVQDTLITILSEKTLPVPELNTEIQAVHGFNLIATANTRDRGVNDLSSALKRRFNTVILPVPDTLDDEVRIVTARAQALSAALQIPAQPPALEEVRRIVTVFRELRSGTTEDGKTRLKTPSGSLSTAEAISVVGQSLSLAAHFGTGTLTPHDIAASLIGAIIKDPTQDALIWREYLETVTKKRDDWKDFYKACRAVS; this is encoded by the coding sequence ATGACCACTCCTGACGCCACCGTCCTGCGCCAGCACGCCGAGCAGCAGTACGCGCACGAACTCGAAGCCCTCGCCGCGCACGACACCCGCCCCCGCCCGCCCCGCTGGAACCTCAGCCCGCACGCCGTCCTCACGTACCTGCTCGGCGGCACCCTCCCCGACGGGACCGAGATCACCGCCAAATACGTCGGGGACCGCCGCCTCATGGAGATCGCTGTCGCCACGCTCGCCACCGACCGCGCCCTCCTCCTGCTGGGCGTGCCCGGCACTGCCAAAAGCTGGGTCAGCGAACACCTCGCCGCCGCCATCAGCGGCGACAGCACCCTCCTCATCCAGGGCACCGCGGGCACCGCCGAGGACACCCTCCGCTACGGCTGGAACTACGCCCGCCTCCTCGCCGAAGGCCCCAGCCCCGCCGCACTCGTCCAGAGCCCCATCCTCCGCGCCATGCAGAGCGGGAAGATCGCCCGCCTGGAAGAACTCACCCGCGTGCAGAGCGACGTGCAGGACACCCTCATCACCATCCTGTCCGAAAAGACCCTCCCCGTCCCGGAACTGAACACCGAAATCCAGGCCGTCCACGGCTTCAACCTCATCGCCACCGCTAACACCCGCGACCGCGGCGTCAACGACCTCTCCAGCGCCCTCAAACGCCGCTTCAACACCGTCATCCTCCCCGTCCCCGACACCCTCGACGACGAAGTCCGCATCGTCACCGCCCGAGCCCAGGCCCTCAGCGCCGCCCTCCAGATCCCCGCCCAGCCCCCCGCCCTCGAAGAAGTCCGCCGAATCGTCACCGTCTTCCGCGAACTCCGCTCCGGCACCACCGAAGACGGCAAAACCCGCCTCAAAACCCCCAGCGGCAGCCTCAGCACCGCCGAAGCCATCAGCGTCGTAGGCCAGAGCCTCAGCCTCGCCGCGCACTTCGGCACCGGCACCCTCACCCCCCACGACATCGCCGCCAGCCTCATCGGCGCCATCATCAAAGACCCCACCCAGGACGCCCTCATCTGGCGCGAATACCTCGAAACCGTCACCAAAAAACGCGACGACTGGAAAGACTTCTACAAAGCCTGCCGGGCAGTGAGCTGA
- the secY gene encoding preprotein translocase subunit SecY, which translates to MLRAFRDAFRIPDLQRKIVFTLLLLAVYRLGSSIPTPGVNSAALSNATSGGLFGLISMISGGNLSQFSIFALGVLPYITASIVIQLLTTTLPPLEKLSKEGEEGRKKINQYTRYAAVALGTFQAGFFAAFINSNPSYLAVGWEPGLFTILVMVLTQVAGIAFTMWIGERITEVGVGNGISLIITSGIIAMYPREIGLTAQLIRSDPDAPWLLRLVAFVAVILVTIAGIVYVYQAERRVPVTYARARGGAAGQARSAGQATWLPIKVNQAGVIPVIFASAMLIIPNLIQQGTATRAPGVSSWIATYLTFGQPLYIALEALLIFGFTYLYNSVQFDPKRIAEQLREAGGFIPGVRPGTPTAEFLGTISSRLSLWGAIFLVILTVMPQLVQRWTGITTFQFSGTGLLIIVGVALETLKQLEAQLTVRRYDGFISKGRIRGRMNRDS; encoded by the coding sequence ATGCTTCGCGCCTTCCGCGACGCATTCCGGATTCCGGATCTTCAGCGGAAGATTGTCTTCACCCTGCTGCTCCTCGCCGTGTACCGGCTGGGGAGCAGCATTCCCACACCAGGGGTCAACAGCGCCGCGCTGAGCAACGCGACCAGCGGCGGTCTGTTCGGCCTGATCAGCATGATCTCGGGAGGCAATCTTTCGCAGTTCTCGATCTTCGCGCTCGGCGTGCTGCCGTACATCACGGCCAGTATCGTCATCCAGCTGCTGACCACCACCCTGCCGCCTTTGGAGAAACTTTCCAAGGAAGGCGAGGAAGGTCGCAAGAAGATCAACCAGTACACCCGTTACGCCGCCGTGGCGCTGGGCACCTTCCAGGCCGGGTTCTTCGCGGCGTTCATCAACAGCAACCCCAGTTACCTGGCGGTCGGCTGGGAGCCGGGCCTGTTCACCATTCTGGTGATGGTCCTGACCCAGGTGGCGGGCATCGCCTTCACCATGTGGATCGGCGAGCGCATCACGGAAGTAGGCGTCGGCAACGGCATCAGCCTGATCATCACCAGTGGCATCATCGCCATGTACCCCCGCGAGATCGGTCTCACGGCGCAGCTGATCAGAAGTGATCCCGACGCGCCCTGGCTGCTGCGTCTCGTGGCGTTCGTGGCCGTGATTCTCGTGACCATCGCCGGGATCGTGTACGTGTACCAGGCCGAGCGCCGCGTCCCCGTCACGTACGCCCGCGCGCGTGGCGGCGCGGCCGGTCAGGCCCGCAGCGCCGGTCAGGCCACCTGGCTGCCCATCAAGGTGAACCAGGCGGGCGTGATCCCCGTGATCTTCGCGTCGGCCATGCTGATCATTCCCAACCTGATCCAGCAGGGTACCGCGACCCGCGCGCCGGGCGTGAGCAGCTGGATCGCCACGTACCTGACGTTCGGGCAGCCGCTGTACATCGCGCTGGAAGCCCTGCTGATCTTCGGCTTCACGTACCTGTACAACAGCGTGCAGTTCGATCCGAAGCGCATCGCGGAGCAGCTGCGCGAGGCCGGGGGCTTCATTCCCGGCGTTCGCCCCGGCACGCCCACCGCGGAGTTCCTGGGCACCATTAGCAGCCGCCTGAGCCTGTGGGGCGCGATCTTCCTGGTGATCCTGACCGTCATGCCGCAGCTGGTGCAGCGCTGGACCGGCATCACGACCTTCCAGTTCAGTGGCACCGGCCTGCTGATCATCGTGGGCGTGGCGCTCGAAACCCTCAAGCAGCTTGAAGCGCAGCTGACGGTCCGCCGCTACGACGGATTCATCAGCAAGGGCCGCATCCGCGGCCGCATGAACCGCGACAGCTGA
- the rpmD gene encoding 50S ribosomal protein L30 — MKITLKRSVIGRPGYQVKTVHALGLKKIGQTREVSDTPAVRGMVNTVKHLLEVQE; from the coding sequence GTGAAAATCACCCTGAAGCGCAGCGTCATCGGTCGCCCTGGCTACCAGGTGAAGACCGTTCACGCGCTCGGCCTGAAGAAGATCGGCCAGACCCGCGAGGTCAGTGACACCCCCGCCGTCCGCGGTATGGTGAACACCGTCAAGCACCTGCTGGAGGTGCAAGAATGA
- a CDS encoding tetratricopeptide repeat protein produces the protein MKRNVWLLSVILGIAGSCVHAQEVRPATVVSAPQDRGSAELIEKARAGDVNTQIELALAYKDGMGVEQNNGLAFEWMMKAALSGDPNAQKFLGFFYMQGVGVASSMSDAAVWLRKSALQGDHEAQHNYASMFSLGQGVQRDLAEAFRWYRLAADGGHAASQNNLGIAYMEGLGTAVNLAESVRWFTRAAEQGLPEAQHTLGALYTEGRFVTRDPVKAVFWFRKAASQGDANSQNNLGVAYLHGEGLPRDIASCVYWITLAAQNGDVDAFFNMGILYLDGIGVTADRTRAISWFEKALAGGHPRAARVLQDLRK, from the coding sequence ATGAAACGGAACGTGTGGCTACTGAGCGTCATCTTGGGAATTGCTGGGTCGTGTGTGCACGCGCAGGAGGTGCGTCCTGCGACGGTGGTGAGTGCGCCGCAGGACCGGGGAAGTGCTGAGCTGATCGAGAAGGCCCGTGCAGGGGATGTCAATACGCAGATTGAACTGGCGCTTGCATACAAGGACGGGATGGGGGTCGAACAGAACAACGGCTTGGCTTTCGAGTGGATGATGAAGGCCGCGCTGAGTGGCGATCCGAATGCGCAGAAGTTCCTGGGGTTCTTCTACATGCAGGGCGTCGGTGTGGCGAGCAGCATGTCTGATGCGGCGGTGTGGTTGCGCAAGTCGGCGTTGCAGGGGGATCACGAGGCGCAGCACAACTACGCGAGCATGTTCTCGCTGGGTCAGGGTGTGCAGCGGGATCTCGCGGAGGCGTTCAGGTGGTACAGGCTGGCTGCTGATGGTGGGCATGCGGCATCGCAGAACAATCTGGGAATCGCGTACATGGAGGGATTGGGTACGGCGGTTAACCTGGCAGAAAGTGTCCGGTGGTTCACGCGGGCTGCCGAGCAGGGGTTACCCGAGGCGCAGCACACCCTGGGTGCTCTCTATACCGAGGGTCGGTTCGTTACCAGGGATCCGGTAAAGGCCGTTTTCTGGTTCCGGAAGGCGGCGTCTCAGGGAGATGCAAATTCTCAGAACAATCTCGGGGTGGCTTACCTTCACGGCGAAGGACTTCCACGTGATATCGCCAGTTGCGTCTACTGGATCACCCTTGCCGCTCAGAATGGCGACGTGGACGCGTTTTTTAACATGGGCATCCTTTACCTGGATGGCATCGGTGTGACTGCTGACCGGACCAGAGCCATCAGTTGGTTCGAGAAGGCTCTGGCGGGCGGACACCCTCGTGCGGCCCGGGTGCTACAGGATCTCCGGAAATGA
- the rplO gene encoding 50S ribosomal protein L15 gives MKLHELKPNAGSRKNRKRVGRGPGGTDKTAGRGHKGQKSRSGAGKGSFFEGGRSRLIARLPKRGFNNVGVTFEVVNLAQLANIEDATIDRNVLELAGLVRRKNRPVKLLGSGEIARAVTIHVDAASEGAVKAVEAAGGKVILPEANEAEKAE, from the coding sequence ATGAAACTCCACGAACTCAAGCCCAACGCCGGCAGCCGCAAGAACCGCAAGCGCGTCGGTCGCGGCCCCGGTGGCACCGACAAGACCGCCGGTCGCGGTCACAAGGGCCAGAAGAGCCGCAGCGGCGCTGGCAAGGGTAGCTTCTTCGAAGGTGGCCGCAGCCGCCTGATCGCCCGCCTGCCCAAGCGCGGCTTCAACAACGTCGGCGTGACGTTCGAAGTCGTGAACCTGGCGCAGCTGGCGAACATCGAGGACGCCACCATCGACCGCAACGTGCTGGAACTCGCGGGCCTCGTGCGCCGCAAGAACCGCCCCGTGAAACTGCTCGGCAGCGGCGAGATCGCCCGCGCCGTGACCATTCACGTGGACGCCGCCAGCGAAGGCGCCGTGAAGGCCGTGGAAGCGGCCGGCGGCAAAGTCATCCTGCCCGAAGCGAACGAAGCCGAGAAGGCGGAGTAA
- a CDS encoding adenylate kinase has protein sequence MTQPKHNVVIFLGPPGAGKGTQAERLAQDKDLVKISTGDILRDHVARGTELGQQVKPILDAGQLVPDDILIALIRDKLASMDAVRVIFDGFPRTTAQAKELDVLLEELGAPVSAVPLLEVPDQVLIDRIVDRGRQAAARGEAVRSDDTEEVARKRQEIYREQTQPLIDYYSARGQLTRVDGVGSMDDVYGRILGSMK, from the coding sequence GTGACTCAACCCAAACACAACGTCGTCATCTTCCTCGGGCCTCCCGGCGCGGGCAAAGGCACCCAGGCGGAACGACTGGCGCAGGACAAGGACCTCGTCAAGATCAGCACCGGCGATATCCTGCGCGACCACGTGGCGCGCGGCACCGAACTGGGCCAGCAGGTCAAGCCCATCCTGGACGCCGGGCAGCTCGTGCCGGACGACATCCTGATCGCGCTGATCCGCGACAAGCTGGCCAGCATGGACGCCGTGCGCGTCATCTTCGACGGCTTCCCCCGCACCACCGCGCAGGCGAAGGAACTGGACGTGCTGCTGGAGGAACTCGGCGCGCCCGTCAGTGCCGTGCCTCTGCTGGAGGTGCCGGATCAGGTGCTGATCGACCGGATCGTGGACCGGGGCCGTCAGGCCGCCGCGCGCGGCGAGGCGGTGCGCAGCGACGACACCGAGGAGGTCGCCCGCAAGCGTCAGGAGATCTACCGCGAGCAGACTCAGCCGTTGATCGACTACTACAGCGCGCGCGGTCAGCTGACCCGCGTGGACGGCGTGGGCAGCATGGATGACGTGTACGGCCGCATCTTGGGCAGCATGAAGTAA